The following proteins are co-located in the Microbacterium sp. Clip185 genome:
- a CDS encoding cupin domain-containing protein: protein MDTPERTAPHHEAATFGNPDLPPEGEINTVDRPQSTVMTGPQNPVIASQFPNQIDAPATDISTQPFFWSSFNISPRRVQRGGWARELTSSDFHISDEIAGVNMYLEPGGIRELHWHQTAEWAVMTRGRARVTTLSRAGLPAVEDVEEGDLWFFPAGTPHSLQGLGPDGAEFVLAFDDGQQSESNTLLLTDWFAHTPPEVLAKNFGVAQEVFSDIPLHNLWIFPGDEPPALEVDQAAAGVEWGMEPVIFRLSRSQPRYQNSGGSVQVADSTNYAYSNTVAAALVTVEPGSMRELHWHPNADEWQYYLRGSARMTVFNTGPHANTTDFRPGDVGVVKKNYGHYIENTGDDVLQFLEVFRTDKYEEISLANWLAHVPPQLVAAHLNIDPAVLTTFPRTAQGITPLRG from the coding sequence ATGGACACGCCGGAGCGCACAGCGCCGCACCACGAGGCAGCGACGTTCGGAAATCCCGACCTTCCGCCGGAGGGCGAGATCAACACGGTCGACCGGCCGCAAAGCACCGTCATGACGGGCCCGCAGAACCCGGTCATCGCGTCGCAGTTCCCGAACCAGATCGACGCCCCGGCCACCGACATCTCCACGCAGCCGTTCTTCTGGTCCTCGTTCAACATCTCCCCGCGTCGCGTCCAGCGCGGGGGATGGGCGCGCGAGCTCACCAGCAGCGACTTCCATATCTCGGACGAGATCGCCGGCGTCAACATGTACCTCGAGCCGGGTGGGATCCGCGAGCTGCACTGGCATCAGACCGCGGAATGGGCCGTCATGACGCGCGGAAGGGCCCGCGTGACGACGCTCAGCCGCGCAGGCCTGCCGGCGGTCGAGGACGTGGAGGAGGGGGACCTGTGGTTCTTTCCCGCGGGGACCCCGCACTCGTTACAGGGGCTCGGGCCGGACGGTGCGGAGTTCGTGCTCGCTTTCGACGATGGACAGCAGTCGGAGTCGAACACGCTGCTGCTGACGGATTGGTTCGCACACACGCCGCCGGAGGTGCTGGCGAAGAATTTCGGGGTTGCGCAGGAGGTCTTCTCCGACATCCCGCTGCACAACCTCTGGATCTTCCCCGGGGACGAGCCGCCGGCACTTGAGGTCGATCAGGCCGCCGCCGGCGTCGAGTGGGGGATGGAGCCGGTCATCTTCCGGCTGTCCCGCTCTCAGCCCCGATATCAGAACTCAGGCGGCAGCGTTCAGGTCGCCGACTCGACCAACTACGCGTACTCGAACACCGTCGCTGCGGCGCTCGTAACGGTCGAACCGGGCTCGATGCGTGAGCTGCACTGGCACCCCAACGCGGACGAGTGGCAGTACTACCTGCGCGGCTCCGCCCGCATGACCGTGTTCAACACCGGCCCGCACGCCAACACCACGGACTTCCGTCCGGGGGATGTCGGCGTGGTGAAGAAGAACTACGGCCACTACATCGAGAACACGGGCGACGACGTCCTGCAGTTCCTCGAGGTGTTCCGCACCGACAAGTACGAGGAGATCAGCCTCGCCAACTGGCTGGCCCATGTGCCGCCTCAGCTCGTCGCCGCCCACCTCAACATCGATCCCGCCGTGCTCACCACCTTCCCCCGCACAGCTCAGGGCATCACGCCTCTGCGCGGCTGA
- a CDS encoding ABC transporter permease, which yields MVTAVDAAAVVKPVAPQRGGLWRYILIRLVLIIPTVFILVTVVFLLMRVTGDPITAALGGKLPTDQLAERIHEAGYDRPLIVQYAEYIGGVFRGDFGNTITDGRPVVTILLQYGSATLELALYALIVAFVLGIPLGLLAAYRRDRWQDAALRIAAILGYATPIFFLGMVLKLIFSVGLGVLPASGRAGTRTELALQSLDGQTGIYLIDAIRLGRADAVGDVLWHAVLPALALGILTAGIFLRLVRTNVIGTLGSQYVTSARARGVGEYRLVTKHAYRPALIPIVTVIGLQIAVLLSGAVLTETTFEWKGIGFMLSEYLKARDFVAVQGIVVMIAVVVAVTNFIVDVVAALIDPRVRY from the coding sequence ATGGTCACAGCGGTAGACGCCGCCGCCGTCGTCAAGCCCGTCGCTCCCCAGCGGGGCGGGCTCTGGCGCTACATCCTGATCAGGCTCGTCCTGATCATCCCCACCGTCTTCATCCTCGTCACCGTCGTCTTCCTCCTGATGCGGGTCACCGGAGACCCCATCACAGCGGCCCTCGGCGGCAAACTCCCCACGGATCAACTCGCCGAGCGCATCCACGAGGCCGGCTACGACCGTCCGTTGATCGTCCAGTACGCCGAGTACATCGGCGGCGTCTTCCGCGGTGACTTCGGCAACACGATCACCGACGGACGCCCCGTCGTGACGATCCTGCTGCAGTACGGTTCCGCGACCCTCGAACTCGCCCTGTATGCCCTGATCGTCGCCTTCGTGCTCGGCATTCCGCTCGGTCTGCTCGCGGCCTACCGCCGCGACCGCTGGCAGGATGCGGCCCTGAGGATCGCCGCGATCCTCGGCTACGCCACACCGATCTTCTTCCTCGGGATGGTGCTCAAGCTCATCTTCTCCGTCGGGCTCGGTGTGCTCCCCGCATCCGGACGGGCCGGAACGCGCACCGAGCTCGCCCTGCAGAGCCTGGACGGTCAGACCGGGATCTATCTCATCGACGCGATCAGGCTCGGCAGAGCGGATGCGGTGGGCGATGTCCTGTGGCACGCCGTGCTGCCGGCGCTCGCGCTCGGCATCCTCACGGCCGGAATCTTCCTGCGTCTCGTGCGGACCAACGTGATCGGCACCCTCGGCTCGCAGTACGTCACGAGCGCACGAGCCCGCGGCGTCGGCGAGTACCGGCTCGTCACGAAGCACGCTTATCGCCCGGCCCTCATCCCGATCGTCACCGTCATCGGCCTGCAGATCGCCGTCCTCCTGTCGGGCGCCGTGCTCACCGAGACGACGTTCGAGTGGAAGGGCATCGGCTTCATGCTCTCGGAGTACCTGAAGGCTCGGGATTTCGTGGCCGTCCAGGGCATCGTCGTCATGATCGCCGTGGTCGTGGCGGTCACGAACTTCATCGTCGACGTCGTCGCCGCCCTCATCGACCCCCGAGTGAGGTACTGA
- the thrS gene encoding threonine--tRNA ligase, producing the protein MTDLTPAAVAYPADGFALFPDRSVIALRVNGELKDLATTVDDSDVVEPITISSEDGLAILRHSTAHVLAQAVQRIKPQTNLGIGPPVTDGFYYDFGTDTPFTPEDVRAIKKEMERIVRENQRFARRVVTDDEARAELADEPFKLELIGLKGGKKEAAEGASVEVGAGELTIYDNVNRDGETVWKDLCRGPHVPSTRVIGNGWDLQRIAGAYWRGSEKNPQLQRIYGTAWATKDDLRAYQHRLEEAAKRDHRKLGKELDLFSFPDEIGSGLSVWHPKGGIVRGEMEQHARRRHVEGGYTYVYTPHISKEDLFITSNHLVTYREGMFPPITMDEERDAEGNITKVGQEYYLKPMNCPMHILIYKERGRSYRDLPMRLAENGTVYRNELSGALHGLTRVRGFTQDDSHLFVTPEQLESEATRVLEFVISMLRDFGLEDFELELSMRDDEKSKWIGSDEFWEYSTNALRNVAMASGLKLTEVPGEAAFYGPKIDLKTRDAIGRTWQLSTVQVDPNLPERFGLEYTGPDGEKHRPIMIHRALFGSIERFFAILLEHYAGAFPVWLSPVQVVGIPVAEQFADYLDGIVDRLKVSGVRAEVDHSDDRMQKKIRTHTTQKVPIQLIAGEQDRSAGTVSFRFRDGTQTNGIPVDDAIAMIQRAIAEKSLVNTAADLA; encoded by the coding sequence TTGACTGATCTGACCCCGGCAGCCGTCGCCTACCCCGCAGACGGATTCGCCCTCTTCCCCGACCGCTCCGTCATCGCGTTGCGCGTGAACGGCGAACTGAAGGACCTCGCGACGACCGTCGACGACTCCGATGTCGTCGAGCCGATCACGATCTCGTCCGAGGACGGCCTCGCCATCCTCCGGCACTCGACGGCGCACGTGCTGGCACAGGCGGTGCAGCGGATCAAGCCGCAGACGAACCTGGGCATCGGGCCGCCGGTCACGGACGGCTTCTACTACGACTTCGGCACCGACACCCCGTTCACCCCGGAGGACGTCAGGGCCATCAAGAAGGAGATGGAGCGGATCGTCCGCGAGAACCAGCGCTTCGCGCGTCGGGTCGTGACCGACGACGAGGCGCGCGCGGAGCTCGCCGATGAGCCCTTCAAGCTCGAGCTGATCGGGCTGAAGGGCGGCAAGAAGGAGGCGGCCGAGGGGGCGTCAGTCGAGGTCGGTGCGGGCGAGCTCACGATCTACGACAACGTGAACCGAGACGGCGAGACCGTCTGGAAGGACCTCTGCCGCGGACCCCACGTGCCGAGCACCCGCGTCATCGGCAACGGGTGGGACCTGCAGCGCATCGCGGGTGCCTACTGGCGCGGCAGCGAGAAGAATCCGCAGCTGCAGCGCATCTACGGCACCGCGTGGGCCACGAAGGACGATCTGCGCGCGTATCAGCACCGGCTGGAGGAGGCCGCGAAGCGCGACCACCGCAAGCTCGGCAAGGAACTGGACCTGTTCTCGTTCCCCGACGAGATCGGCTCCGGGCTCAGCGTGTGGCACCCCAAAGGCGGGATCGTCCGCGGCGAGATGGAGCAGCACGCCCGGCGTCGGCACGTGGAGGGCGGTTACACCTACGTCTACACGCCGCACATCTCGAAGGAAGACCTCTTCATCACCTCGAACCACTTGGTGACCTACCGGGAGGGAATGTTCCCCCCGATTACCATGGACGAGGAGCGCGACGCAGAAGGCAACATCACCAAGGTCGGTCAGGAGTACTACCTGAAGCCGATGAACTGCCCGATGCACATCCTGATCTACAAGGAGCGCGGTCGCAGCTACCGCGACTTGCCGATGCGTCTCGCGGAGAACGGTACGGTCTACCGCAACGAGCTTTCGGGAGCGTTGCACGGCCTCACGCGCGTGCGCGGGTTCACCCAGGACGACTCCCACCTGTTCGTGACCCCGGAGCAGCTGGAGTCGGAGGCGACCCGGGTGCTGGAGTTCGTCATCTCGATGCTGCGCGACTTCGGCCTCGAGGACTTCGAGCTCGAGCTGTCGATGCGCGACGACGAGAAGTCGAAGTGGATCGGTTCGGACGAGTTCTGGGAGTACTCCACGAATGCGTTGCGCAACGTCGCCATGGCGAGCGGCCTGAAGCTCACCGAGGTGCCGGGCGAGGCCGCGTTCTACGGGCCGAAGATCGACCTCAAGACGCGCGACGCGATCGGCCGGACGTGGCAGTTGTCGACCGTGCAGGTCGACCCGAACCTCCCCGAGCGCTTCGGCCTGGAGTACACCGGTCCCGACGGTGAGAAGCACCGCCCGATCATGATCCACCGAGCGCTCTTCGGTTCGATCGAGCGCTTCTTCGCCATCCTGCTCGAGCACTACGCGGGTGCGTTCCCGGTGTGGCTCTCGCCCGTGCAGGTGGTGGGCATCCCGGTCGCCGAGCAGTTCGCGGACTACCTGGACGGCATCGTCGACCGGCTCAAGGTGTCGGGCGTCCGGGCGGAGGTCGATCACTCCGACGACCGGATGCAGAAGAAGATCCGCACGCACACCACGCAGAAGGTTCCGATCCAGCTGATCGCGGGGGAGCAGGACCGTAGCGCCGGCACCGTGTCCTTCCGCTTCCGTGACGGAACGCAGACCAACGGGATCCCCGTCGACGACGCGATCGCGATGATCCAGCGGGCGATCGCCGAGAAGAGCCTCGTCAACACCGCGGCGGACCTCGCGTGA
- a CDS encoding dipeptide ABC transporter ATP-binding protein, giving the protein MTDIARIDDLKVTFATDGEPVVAVAGISLAAHAGEVLAIVGESGSGKTVTANTLLGLLPETATTSGAVVIQARDGGETDIVHATAAQLRAMRGRDAAMVFQEPSTALNPVFTVGWQIAEGIRAHERVTRAEARRRSVEILRKVGVPEPEKRVDDYPHQFSGGQKQRVVIAMALVLNAGLIIADEPTTALDVTVQAEILELLRACRDEFGATIVLITHNMGVVADLADRVVVMYRGEIVEQAPVRELFADPQQPYTRELLAAVPHVGAGKSAAQDPATPAPTEPPAGSLVVASNLHIAYPGRFGRTGVVAVHGVDFWIGPGEVLGLVGESGSGKTTISRAIVGLTSVVDGSLEVLGTQMRDVKPRALAALRPQVGFVFQDPATSFNPLLTIAECIAEPLVVHKRVRSAAQARKRVDELLDAVRLPAAYGDRFPHELSGGQRQRASLARALALDPKLLIADEPTSALDVSVQATVLELFAALQRELGFASLFISHDLAVIDAVADRVVVLRQGEVREQGTTAQVLLHPHDAYTERLLTSLPVPDPVAQAQRRAAWLALPPESGR; this is encoded by the coding sequence ATGACCGACATCGCGCGCATCGATGATCTGAAAGTCACCTTCGCGACCGATGGCGAACCCGTCGTCGCCGTCGCCGGCATCTCACTCGCGGCGCACGCGGGCGAAGTCCTCGCGATCGTCGGAGAGTCCGGTTCGGGGAAGACCGTGACGGCCAACACGCTGCTCGGTCTGCTCCCGGAGACGGCCACGACCTCCGGCGCTGTCGTGATCCAGGCGCGCGACGGCGGCGAGACCGACATCGTCCACGCCACCGCCGCCCAGCTGCGCGCAATGCGTGGTCGGGATGCCGCCATGGTGTTCCAGGAGCCGTCGACGGCGTTGAACCCGGTGTTCACCGTGGGCTGGCAGATCGCCGAGGGCATCCGCGCCCACGAGCGAGTCACGCGCGCCGAGGCGCGGCGCCGCTCGGTCGAGATCCTCCGCAAGGTTGGTGTTCCCGAGCCGGAGAAGCGCGTCGACGACTATCCGCACCAGTTCTCCGGTGGGCAGAAGCAGCGCGTCGTGATCGCGATGGCCCTCGTTCTGAACGCGGGCCTCATCATCGCCGACGAGCCGACGACAGCTCTGGATGTCACGGTGCAGGCGGAGATCCTCGAACTGCTGCGGGCATGTCGCGACGAGTTCGGCGCGACGATCGTGCTCATCACGCACAACATGGGCGTGGTCGCCGACCTCGCCGATCGCGTGGTGGTCATGTACCGCGGCGAGATCGTCGAGCAGGCCCCGGTGCGCGAGCTCTTCGCCGATCCGCAGCAGCCCTACACGAGGGAACTGCTGGCCGCGGTGCCTCACGTCGGCGCCGGCAAGAGTGCCGCGCAGGATCCGGCGACTCCCGCGCCCACCGAGCCGCCCGCGGGCAGCCTCGTGGTCGCCTCGAATCTCCACATCGCCTACCCGGGCCGCTTCGGCCGCACGGGGGTCGTGGCGGTGCACGGAGTCGATTTCTGGATCGGCCCGGGTGAGGTCCTCGGACTCGTCGGGGAGTCCGGTTCCGGCAAGACCACCATCAGTCGCGCGATCGTCGGTCTCACCTCCGTCGTCGACGGGTCGTTGGAGGTGCTCGGAACCCAGATGCGCGATGTGAAGCCGCGAGCGCTCGCCGCCCTTCGACCCCAGGTGGGATTCGTCTTCCAGGATCCGGCCACCAGCTTCAACCCCCTGCTGACGATCGCGGAGTGCATCGCCGAACCCCTGGTGGTGCACAAGCGGGTGCGCAGCGCCGCTCAGGCGCGCAAGCGGGTCGACGAGCTGCTGGATGCGGTGCGTCTGCCCGCGGCATATGGTGACCGTTTTCCGCACGAGCTGTCCGGCGGGCAGCGTCAGCGCGCCTCGCTCGCGCGCGCCCTCGCGCTCGACCCGAAGCTCCTGATCGCCGACGAGCCGACGAGCGCGCTCGACGTGTCTGTGCAGGCGACGGTGCTGGAGCTGTTCGCGGCGCTCCAGCGGGAGCTCGGCTTCGCGTCCCTGTTCATCAGCCATGATCTGGCTGTCATCGACGCCGTCGCCGACCGGGTCGTCGTGCTTCGTCAGGGAGAGGTGCGCGAGCAGGGAACGACCGCGCAGGTGCTCCTGCACCCTCACGATGCCTATACGGAACGTCTCCTGACATCGCTGCCGGTGCCTGATCCGGTGGCCCAAGCGCAGCGCCGCGCCGCGTGGCTGGCGCTGCCGCCCGAATCCGGACGTTGA
- a CDS encoding SLC13 family permease, protein MKLALIGGALLLVGIAAVLFGVLPPDAAVAVTERILPVLGFVTAITVVAELATRVGLFDVLGAFLARLSRGRTIVLWLLVVALALVSTAFLSLDTTAVLLTPVVVAVARANGLPPLPFAFATVWLANTASLFLPVSNLTNLLAAHNLEGGTGAFIGLLGPSALIAVIVTVVLLWLRDRRRLRGRFSPAGSPRVADRALLVAAGVIVAVMLPLLVSGLEPWIPATAAALVLVAFVAWRSPRLLSLRLIPWQLLVFASGLLLVASAADAAGLLDPVSAVLNASDEPWAAFAVAGAGTVGANVINNLPAYLALEPAVAASPVHLAALLIGVNAGPLVTPWASLATLLWHERLQSEGIEVSWGRFILWGALAAPLVVGLATLPLLWSR, encoded by the coding sequence GTGAAGCTGGCCCTCATCGGCGGCGCGCTGCTGCTGGTCGGCATCGCCGCGGTCCTTTTCGGCGTCCTGCCCCCGGATGCGGCGGTCGCGGTGACCGAGCGCATCCTGCCGGTGCTCGGCTTCGTCACCGCGATCACCGTCGTCGCCGAGCTCGCAACCCGCGTCGGCCTGTTCGATGTGCTGGGCGCCTTCCTGGCCCGTCTCTCGCGAGGCCGCACGATCGTGCTCTGGCTGCTCGTCGTGGCGCTCGCACTCGTATCCACCGCCTTCCTCTCCCTCGACACGACCGCGGTGCTGCTGACCCCCGTCGTCGTCGCCGTCGCGAGGGCGAACGGGCTTCCGCCGCTGCCGTTCGCGTTCGCCACGGTCTGGCTCGCCAACACGGCGTCGTTGTTCCTTCCCGTGTCCAACCTCACCAACCTGCTCGCCGCCCACAATCTCGAGGGAGGCACAGGAGCATTCATCGGGCTTCTCGGGCCTTCCGCGCTGATCGCCGTGATCGTCACCGTGGTCCTGCTGTGGCTGCGCGACCGTCGTCGGCTGCGGGGACGCTTCTCGCCCGCCGGATCGCCGCGGGTCGCCGACAGGGCGCTGCTGGTCGCGGCCGGAGTGATCGTCGCGGTCATGCTGCCGCTCCTGGTCTCCGGCCTCGAGCCGTGGATCCCCGCGACGGCCGCGGCGCTCGTGCTCGTCGCATTCGTCGCATGGCGCTCGCCGCGACTGCTGTCGCTGCGGCTCATCCCCTGGCAGTTGCTCGTGTTCGCAAGCGGCCTGCTCCTGGTCGCCTCCGCGGCGGATGCTGCCGGTCTGCTGGACCCGGTGTCGGCCGTCCTGAATGCCTCGGACGAGCCGTGGGCCGCCTTCGCGGTCGCCGGCGCAGGCACGGTCGGCGCGAACGTCATCAACAACCTGCCCGCGTATCTGGCCCTCGAGCCGGCGGTCGCCGCATCCCCCGTTCATCTCGCCGCCCTGCTCATCGGCGTCAATGCCGGTCCGCTCGTCACGCCGTGGGCATCGCTGGCGACTCTGCTGTGGCACGAGCGACTGCAGTCGGAGGGCATCGAGGTGTCGTGGGGGCGCTTCATCCTCTGGGGCGCGCTCGCCGCTCCCCTCGTCGTCGGGCTTGCCACACTGCCGTTGCTGTGGTCGCGGTGA
- a CDS encoding ABC transporter permease: MSTVSSPAAVTDRRRPLLDRLPVLSQLRRSVGLQRGMLVTGLVITALFILTAALAPWIAPYGFAQRSVDGQDFGTLQAPNAVNLLGTTVSGFDVLSRTIWGAQTALLAIVCAIAFSIFLGVLVGLLGGYFGGWLDRLLVVLADAIYAFPSLLLAIVMSIVISQGQSTLRGGILAAAIAITVVFVPQYFRVVRSEVVRVKAEPFVESAQVIGVPTSRILLRHVLRNSTRSLPVVVTLNASEALLTLAGLGFLGFGIEATAAAEWGYDLNRAVSDVTSGIWWTAIPPGVAIVLVVLGITLVGESLNDLSDPRLRTRRRAARPRTKEASA; encoded by the coding sequence ATGTCCACGGTCTCCTCCCCGGCCGCCGTCACCGACCGCCGTCGTCCTCTGCTCGACCGATTGCCTGTCCTCTCACAACTCCGCCGGAGCGTGGGGCTGCAGCGCGGCATGCTCGTGACCGGTCTCGTCATCACGGCCCTGTTCATCCTGACCGCCGCCCTCGCCCCGTGGATCGCTCCCTACGGCTTCGCTCAGCGCTCCGTGGACGGTCAGGACTTCGGCACCCTCCAGGCACCGAACGCAGTCAATCTCCTCGGAACGACCGTCAGCGGGTTCGACGTCCTGTCGCGGACGATCTGGGGCGCGCAGACGGCGCTGCTGGCCATCGTGTGCGCGATCGCGTTCTCGATCTTCCTCGGCGTGCTCGTCGGCTTGCTCGGCGGGTACTTCGGGGGCTGGCTCGACCGCCTGCTCGTCGTCCTCGCCGACGCCATCTACGCCTTCCCGTCGCTGCTGCTGGCGATCGTCATGTCGATCGTCATCAGCCAGGGGCAGTCGACGCTGAGGGGCGGCATCCTCGCCGCGGCGATCGCCATCACCGTCGTGTTCGTCCCCCAGTACTTCCGGGTCGTCCGCAGCGAGGTGGTGCGGGTCAAGGCGGAGCCGTTCGTGGAGTCCGCGCAGGTGATCGGCGTGCCGACCTCCCGCATCCTCCTGCGGCACGTCCTGCGCAACTCCACCCGCTCTCTCCCGGTGGTCGTCACCCTCAACGCCTCGGAGGCGCTGCTGACACTCGCCGGCCTCGGCTTCCTCGGGTTCGGCATCGAGGCGACGGCCGCCGCGGAGTGGGGCTACGACCTCAACCGCGCCGTCTCGGATGTCACGAGCGGCATCTGGTGGACCGCCATCCCCCCGGGCGTCGCGATCGTCCTCGTCGTGCTCGGCATCACGCTCGTCGGTGAGAGCCTCAACGATCTGAGCGACCCGCGCCTTCGCACCCGGCGCCGCGCCGCACGCCCGCGTACGAAGGAGGCATCCGCATGA
- a CDS encoding ABC transporter substrate-binding protein yields MSLVHIRRGRVGLAVAALAGTAVLLAACSGGGGGESTGSGAGGDLIVGTTDKITFIDPAGSYDNGSFAVMNQVYPFLFNSQYGTADVTPDIAESGEFTSPTEFTVKLKDGLTFANGHKLTSSDVKFSFDRQLKIADPNGPSSLLGNLASVEAPDDTTVVFTLKNGNDQTWEQILSSPAGPIVDEEVFSPDALTSDDDIVAGNAFGGQYVIDSYKINELISYKPNPDYKGALGAAENSSVTVKYYADSSNLKLDVAGGNIDVAFRSLSATDVDDLSKNDAVKVVDGPGGEIRYIVFNFDTMPFGAATSEADPAKSLAVRQAMADLVDRQALSEDVYKGTYTPLYSYVPQGLTGATEPLKELYGDGAGAPDLDKAKATLEAAGVSTPVTLNLQYNGDHYGPSSGDEYAAVKSQLEEGGLFTVNLAQTEWVQYSKDRTADVYPMYQLGWFPDYSDADNYLTPFFTADNFLVNHYDNSAVQELITAQASETDAAARQSDIEQIQELVAKDLSTLPLLQGTQVAVVGKDVDGAVLDGSFKFRYAPLHK; encoded by the coding sequence ATGTCTCTTGTTCACATCAGGCGCGGCCGTGTCGGCCTCGCAGTCGCCGCTCTGGCCGGCACGGCAGTGCTGCTGGCCGCATGCTCCGGCGGCGGGGGCGGCGAGTCGACAGGAAGCGGCGCGGGTGGCGACCTCATCGTCGGCACCACCGACAAGATCACCTTCATCGACCCGGCCGGCTCGTACGACAACGGCTCGTTCGCGGTCATGAACCAGGTGTATCCGTTCCTCTTCAACAGTCAGTACGGCACCGCCGATGTCACCCCGGACATCGCCGAGTCGGGCGAGTTCACCTCGCCGACAGAGTTCACCGTCAAGCTCAAGGACGGCCTCACGTTCGCGAACGGTCACAAGCTGACGTCGTCGGATGTGAAGTTCAGCTTCGACCGGCAGCTGAAGATCGCCGATCCGAACGGCCCCTCCTCGCTCCTCGGCAACCTCGCCTCCGTCGAGGCGCCCGATGACACCACCGTCGTCTTCACTCTGAAGAACGGCAACGACCAGACGTGGGAGCAGATCCTCTCCAGCCCCGCCGGCCCCATCGTGGACGAGGAGGTCTTCTCCCCCGATGCGCTCACCAGCGACGACGACATCGTCGCCGGAAACGCCTTCGGCGGTCAGTACGTCATCGACTCGTACAAGATCAACGAGCTCATCTCCTACAAGCCGAACCCCGACTACAAGGGCGCTCTGGGCGCCGCGGAGAACAGCAGCGTCACGGTCAAGTACTACGCCGACTCCTCCAACCTGAAGCTCGACGTCGCCGGCGGCAACATCGACGTCGCCTTCCGCAGCCTCTCCGCCACCGACGTGGACGACCTGTCGAAGAACGACGCGGTCAAGGTCGTGGACGGTCCCGGAGGCGAGATCCGCTACATCGTGTTCAACTTCGACACGATGCCCTTCGGTGCCGCGACATCCGAGGCCGACCCGGCCAAGTCACTCGCGGTGCGGCAGGCGATGGCCGATCTCGTCGACCGCCAGGCGCTGAGCGAGGACGTCTACAAAGGCACCTACACCCCGCTGTACTCCTACGTTCCTCAGGGCCTGACCGGTGCCACCGAGCCCCTCAAGGAGCTCTACGGCGACGGCGCGGGGGCGCCGGACCTCGACAAGGCGAAGGCGACCCTCGAAGCCGCGGGTGTCTCGACCCCGGTCACGCTGAACCTCCAGTACAACGGCGACCACTACGGCCCCTCCTCGGGTGACGAGTACGCCGCGGTCAAGTCGCAGCTGGAAGAAGGCGGCCTGTTCACCGTCAACCTCGCGCAGACCGAGTGGGTGCAGTACTCCAAGGACCGCACCGCCGACGTCTACCCGATGTATCAGCTGGGGTGGTTCCCCGACTACTCGGATGCGGATAACTACCTCACGCCGTTCTTCACCGCGGACAACTTCCTCGTGAACCACTACGACAACAGCGCGGTGCAGGAGCTCATCACGGCTCAGGCGTCCGAGACGGATGCGGCCGCGCGCCAGTCGGACATCGAGCAGATCCAGGAGCTCGTCGCGAAGGACCTGTCGACCCTGCCGCTGCTGCAGGGTACGCAGGTCGCGGTCGTCGGCAAGGACGTGGACGGCGCCGTGCTCGACGGTTCGTTCAAGTTCCGCTACGCCCCGCTCCACAAGTAA
- a CDS encoding HIT family protein, with translation MTTEPEQTDAALIAASDLPGVPDEFQRLWTPHRMAYIQAGPEPHSEQCPFCAAPHKSDEDGLIVHRGARAYVLLNLFPYNSGHLLVCPYRHIPTYDQADADEVAEIGALTQTAMRVLRETSRCDGFNIGMNQGAVAGAGVAGHLHQHVVPRWATDANFFPIIARTKALPQLLGDVRRSLADAWPL, from the coding sequence GTGACGACCGAGCCGGAGCAGACGGATGCGGCGCTGATCGCCGCATCCGATCTGCCCGGCGTGCCGGATGAGTTCCAGCGGCTGTGGACTCCGCACCGGATGGCGTACATCCAGGCGGGGCCGGAGCCGCACTCCGAGCAGTGCCCGTTCTGTGCCGCGCCCCACAAGAGCGATGAGGACGGACTCATCGTGCATCGCGGAGCCCGCGCGTACGTCCTGTTGAATCTGTTCCCGTACAACTCGGGTCATCTGCTGGTGTGCCCGTATCGTCACATCCCCACCTACGATCAGGCGGATGCGGACGAGGTCGCCGAGATCGGTGCGCTCACCCAGACCGCGATGCGCGTGCTGCGCGAGACGTCCCGGTGCGACGGGTTCAACATCGGCATGAATCAGGGCGCCGTCGCCGGTGCGGGGGTGGCGGGTCATCTCCACCAGCACGTCGTTCCGCGGTGGGCCACCGACGCCAACTTCTTCCCGATCATCGCGCGCACCAAGGCGTTGCCGCAGTTGCTCGGCGACGTGCGTCGTTCGCTCGCGGACGCATGGCCGCTCTGA